The proteins below come from a single Brevundimonas sp. LM2 genomic window:
- a CDS encoding gamma carbonic anhydrase family protein, whose amino-acid sequence MTIYSLADKKPQLPPEGEYWIADNAVVIGDVTLQSGASVWFGCTVRGDNDPITLGANTNVQDGCVLHSDPGEPLTIGANVTVGHLAMLHGCTIGDNTLIGIGAVVLGRAVIGKNCLIGANALITEGKVIPDGSLVMGQPGKVVRQLDEAQIAALTASAQHYVQNWKRYSATLAEV is encoded by the coding sequence ATGACGATCTATTCGCTGGCGGACAAGAAACCGCAGCTGCCGCCCGAGGGCGAATACTGGATCGCGGACAATGCCGTGGTCATCGGCGACGTGACCCTGCAGTCGGGCGCCAGCGTCTGGTTCGGCTGCACGGTGCGCGGCGACAACGACCCCATCACGCTCGGCGCGAACACCAACGTCCAGGACGGCTGCGTGCTGCATTCCGATCCGGGCGAACCCCTGACCATCGGGGCCAACGTCACCGTCGGCCACCTGGCCATGCTGCACGGCTGCACCATCGGCGACAACACCCTGATCGGCATCGGCGCGGTGGTCCTGGGCCGGGCGGTGATCGGGAAGAACTGCCTGATCGGCGCGAATGCCCTGATCACCGAGGGCAAGGTCATCCCCGACGGCTCTCTGGTCATGGGCCAGCCGGGCAAGGTCGTCCGGCAGTTGGACGAGGCCCAGATCGCCGCCCTGACCGCCTCGGCCCAGCACTATGTCCAGAACTGGAAGCGGTATTCCGCGACTCTGGCCGAGGTCTAG
- a CDS encoding PAS domain-containing protein, translating to MFHSGTQTLIDHWATLPDAGSIPARADLAPLRLGRLVPQLFAAERTAEAVTFRLAGGWIETLHDRPLRGVDALTLWTPESRPMVAAAAAQAFREARPVVMVAEAARLRGVLEIVIAPLRGPDGAADRLVGLYQPTVDQERRREAVGPLTARLSIGVGLGGRPPLTLAAVDGRRIA from the coding sequence ATGTTCCATTCCGGCACACAGACCCTGATCGACCACTGGGCCACCCTGCCCGATGCCGGGTCGATCCCGGCGCGCGCCGACCTGGCGCCGCTGCGGCTGGGCCGGCTGGTGCCGCAGTTGTTCGCGGCCGAGCGGACCGCCGAGGCCGTGACCTTCCGCCTGGCGGGGGGCTGGATCGAGACCCTGCACGACCGCCCCCTGCGCGGTGTCGACGCCTTGACGCTCTGGACGCCCGAGAGCCGGCCCATGGTGGCGGCGGCGGCGGCGCAGGCCTTTCGCGAGGCGCGGCCGGTGGTGATGGTGGCCGAGGCCGCGCGGCTGCGGGGCGTGCTGGAGATCGTCATCGCCCCCCTGCGCGGTCCCGACGGCGCGGCCGACCGGCTGGTGGGCCTGTATCAGCCCACGGTCGATCAGGAACGACGCCGCGAGGCCGTCGGCCCCTTGACCGCGCGGCTGTCGATCGGCGTCGGCCTCGGCGGGCGACCGCCGCTGACGCTGGCCGCGGTCGACGGGCGGCGGATCGCCTAG
- a CDS encoding pitrilysin family protein — MTLRRLLLAAASGLVLLAGPLSGAVMAQTTGAQTAGGQTTTAQPSDPWAQTTSDVPADPAVRFGVLPNGMKYAILRNATPPNQAALRLRFDAGSLSETDAQKGLAHFLEHMAFNGSNNIPEGEMTRRLERLGLSFGGDTNAFTSFDQTAYTLNLPNTTDEVVETSLFVLRETASELLFDAAAVDSERGVIVGEERTRDVPGLRAIKAQFAFLAPGQRLADRFPIGDLNIIRTAPRDEFVDFYRKYYRPERATMIAVGDFDVAKMEAQIATAFGSWVNPAADGPEPVLGDVQPRQTETRIFQEAGVQSSTAIFWTKPFTDEPDTVANRREDLVRSLGMAVLNRRFSELARAENPPFLAAGGDYEEIIGSLEAGTLNVNYNPGEWKRALETVEQELRRMVQYGATQAELDREITEIRTRLTAAVASAATRQTPTLAGALLSAANENEVFSTPATQLEIFEATVADLRPEAVNTAFRDAFTGNGPLAFVTTPVAIEGGEAAITAALEASRQVPVAAPVAVAAMAWPYTRFGTPTEPDSRTEIADLGTTLITFANGVKLTVKPTTFTDEQILVNVRVGNGLLDLPKDGSIPAIAAPVVIQGGLGQLTQSQLEQVLASDVVATSFSISPDAYTYGGATRPEDFELQMQLLAAFFTDSAWRPEPFARFKSLVPAQFDQIRATPGGALALDGEALLSSGDRRFGLPPQEAIAAAELSSLRAAVEAGVAQGPIEITVVGDVTVEAAIAAVGQTFGALPARPAATAPSADSLVRRFPAPTPEPVRIVHTGLPTQALAYVAWPTVDSIEDRTEGRIVGLLARVLQLRVTDKIREELGIAYSPGASATSSNIFPAYGYAFVQAEVPPENLGQLFETVDEVAAALRDTPIEADELTRARLSAVEGLRRSQAQNGWWLANLSAVQARPGDIDAIRTAISDLEAVTPADIQRVAQAYLKPGTAWRAEVTAAGAEASE, encoded by the coding sequence ATGACCCTTCGTCGCCTTCTGCTCGCCGCGGCCTCCGGGCTGGTCCTGCTCGCCGGTCCCCTGTCCGGAGCCGTGATGGCTCAGACGACGGGGGCTCAGACGGCGGGGGGCCAGACAACGACGGCACAGCCGTCCGACCCCTGGGCCCAGACCACCAGCGACGTGCCCGCCGACCCTGCGGTTCGGTTCGGCGTCCTGCCCAACGGCATGAAATACGCCATCCTGCGCAACGCCACGCCCCCGAACCAGGCCGCCCTGAGACTGAGGTTCGACGCCGGCTCCCTGTCAGAGACCGACGCCCAGAAGGGTCTGGCCCATTTCCTGGAACACATGGCGTTCAACGGGTCGAACAACATCCCGGAGGGGGAGATGACCCGCCGGCTGGAGCGGCTGGGCCTGTCGTTCGGCGGCGACACCAATGCCTTCACCAGCTTCGACCAGACGGCCTATACCCTGAACCTGCCCAACACGACCGACGAGGTGGTCGAGACCAGTCTGTTCGTCCTGCGCGAAACCGCCAGCGAGCTGCTGTTCGACGCGGCGGCGGTGGACTCCGAGCGGGGCGTCATCGTCGGCGAGGAGCGGACGCGTGACGTGCCTGGCCTGCGCGCCATCAAGGCCCAGTTCGCCTTCCTGGCCCCTGGGCAGCGTCTGGCCGACCGCTTCCCGATCGGCGACCTGAACATCATCCGCACCGCGCCGCGAGACGAGTTCGTCGATTTCTACCGCAAATACTATCGGCCCGAGCGCGCGACCATGATCGCGGTGGGCGACTTCGATGTCGCCAAGATGGAGGCCCAGATCGCGACCGCCTTCGGAAGCTGGGTCAATCCCGCCGCCGACGGTCCCGAGCCGGTGCTGGGCGACGTCCAGCCGCGCCAGACGGAGACCCGGATCTTTCAGGAAGCCGGTGTCCAGTCATCCACGGCGATCTTCTGGACCAAGCCCTTCACCGACGAGCCCGACACGGTGGCCAACCGTCGCGAAGACCTGGTTCGCAGTCTCGGCATGGCGGTTCTGAACCGCCGGTTCAGCGAACTGGCCCGCGCCGAGAATCCGCCCTTCCTGGCCGCCGGGGGCGACTATGAGGAGATCATCGGCTCGCTCGAGGCGGGCACGCTGAACGTCAACTACAATCCTGGCGAATGGAAGCGGGCCCTGGAGACCGTCGAGCAGGAACTGCGCCGGATGGTCCAGTACGGCGCGACCCAGGCCGAGCTCGACCGCGAGATCACTGAGATCCGGACCCGTCTGACGGCGGCCGTGGCCTCCGCCGCGACGCGCCAGACACCGACCCTGGCGGGGGCCCTGTTGAGCGCGGCGAACGAGAACGAGGTGTTCAGCACCCCGGCGACGCAGCTCGAGATCTTCGAGGCGACTGTCGCGGACCTGAGACCGGAGGCCGTCAATACCGCCTTCCGCGACGCCTTCACCGGCAACGGCCCCCTGGCCTTCGTCACCACCCCCGTCGCGATCGAGGGCGGAGAGGCCGCCATCACCGCCGCCCTGGAGGCGTCGCGCCAGGTCCCCGTCGCGGCTCCGGTCGCGGTCGCGGCCATGGCGTGGCCCTATACGCGCTTCGGCACGCCGACCGAACCGGACAGCCGGACCGAGATCGCCGACCTGGGCACCACCCTGATCACCTTCGCCAACGGCGTGAAGCTGACGGTCAAGCCGACGACCTTCACCGACGAACAGATCCTGGTGAACGTCCGCGTCGGCAACGGCTTACTCGATCTGCCGAAGGACGGCTCCATTCCCGCCATCGCCGCTCCGGTCGTGATCCAGGGGGGGCTGGGCCAGCTGACCCAGTCGCAACTCGAGCAGGTCCTGGCGAGTGACGTCGTCGCGACCAGCTTCAGCATATCCCCGGATGCCTACACCTATGGCGGCGCGACCCGGCCCGAGGATTTCGAGCTGCAGATGCAGCTGCTGGCGGCCTTCTTCACCGACAGCGCCTGGCGGCCCGAGCCCTTCGCCCGTTTCAAATCACTCGTTCCAGCCCAGTTCGACCAGATTCGCGCGACGCCGGGCGGGGCTCTGGCCCTGGACGGCGAAGCCCTGCTGTCGAGCGGCGATCGGCGCTTCGGCCTGCCGCCCCAGGAGGCGATCGCGGCGGCGGAGCTGTCGAGCCTGCGCGCAGCGGTCGAGGCCGGGGTGGCCCAGGGGCCGATCGAGATCACGGTCGTCGGCGATGTGACGGTCGAGGCGGCGATCGCAGCCGTGGGCCAGACCTTCGGCGCCCTGCCCGCCCGCCCGGCGGCGACCGCCCCGAGCGCCGACTCCCTGGTGCGGCGCTTCCCAGCCCCGACACCGGAGCCGGTCCGGATCGTCCATACCGGCCTGCCGACCCAGGCCCTGGCCTATGTGGCCTGGCCGACGGTGGACTCCATCGAAGATCGGACGGAGGGCCGGATCGTCGGGCTGCTGGCCCGGGTGCTGCAGCTTCGGGTGACCGACAAGATCCGCGAGGAACTGGGGATCGCCTATTCGCCGGGGGCCTCGGCCACCTCCTCGAACATTTTCCCCGCGTACGGCTACGCCTTCGTCCAGGCCGAGGTGCCGCCGGAGAACCTCGGCCAGTTGTTCGAGACCGTCGACGAGGTCGCCGCCGCGCTGCGCGACACCCCGATCGAGGCCGACGAGTTGACCCGGGCCCGGCTGTCGGCGGTCGAGGGACTGCGCCGGAGCCAGGCGCAGAATGGTTGGTGGCTGGCCAATCTGTCGGCCGTCCAGGCCAGGCCGGGCGACATCGACGCCATCCGCACGGCGATCAGCGATCTGGAGGCGGTCACCCCGGCCGACATCCAGCGTGTCGCCCAGGCGTATCTGAAGCCCGGCACCGCGTGGCGAGCGGAGGTCACGGCAGCCGGTGCCGAGGCGTCGGAGTAG
- the hfaD gene encoding holdfast anchor protein HfaD, with the protein MARPAPIRIAGTIAATALCVAAATEAFAQDGVIVLNNQLQLGDVIAGQTLNVEGATGETAATTAAQGNSLAGTAQDRDLQITSGQRSDADVGSSATLNLDGTLEGPVNASTQAQGNYLGAAAYGGDLDIETRQDIGPTEVTAGATINGPRARMLGGASVSVDALGNTVSMAASASHVSGTVIQNSDAGVRAETYAETQYVPANAEFISQSTANSMALNSGLASSQDLTIRQRTSGDAVTAATSANAANAWDLAGRARAAANQTLLYNQGGSVVVTTDQSNLPEVRASAIVTSYDWGAATAVAEGVGNAVVVGNNDVYLQIDNAQVNSGGVQATADFAGTDGYDAYVSASAVGNTVTGYACSTCQGTLIATNDQTNTGPVTATGAATVRGTGRAVAASANAVGNAATFYVTRPGS; encoded by the coding sequence ATGGCCAGACCCGCGCCGATCCGGATCGCTGGAACGATCGCCGCGACGGCGCTGTGCGTCGCAGCCGCTACTGAGGCCTTCGCCCAGGACGGGGTCATCGTTCTCAACAATCAGCTGCAGCTGGGCGACGTCATCGCCGGCCAGACGCTGAACGTCGAGGGCGCGACCGGCGAGACCGCCGCGACCACCGCCGCCCAGGGCAACAGCCTGGCCGGGACGGCGCAGGACCGCGACCTGCAGATCACGTCGGGTCAGCGGTCCGATGCCGACGTCGGCTCGAGCGCGACGTTGAATCTCGACGGCACGCTGGAGGGGCCGGTCAACGCCTCGACCCAGGCGCAGGGCAATTATCTGGGAGCCGCCGCCTATGGCGGTGATCTCGACATCGAGACCCGCCAGGACATCGGACCGACCGAGGTCACCGCGGGCGCCACCATCAATGGTCCGAGGGCGCGGATGCTGGGCGGGGCCTCCGTCAGCGTCGATGCCCTCGGCAATACGGTTTCCATGGCGGCCAGCGCGTCCCACGTCTCCGGCACGGTCATCCAGAACTCGGATGCCGGGGTCCGGGCCGAAACCTATGCGGAGACCCAGTACGTGCCCGCGAATGCCGAGTTCATCAGCCAGTCGACGGCCAACAGCATGGCCCTAAATTCGGGCCTGGCCTCCAGTCAGGACCTGACGATCCGACAGCGCACCTCGGGCGATGCCGTGACGGCCGCGACCAGCGCCAATGCCGCCAACGCCTGGGACCTGGCCGGACGGGCGCGGGCCGCCGCCAACCAGACCCTGCTCTACAATCAGGGCGGCTCGGTCGTCGTGACCACCGACCAGTCCAACCTGCCGGAGGTCCGCGCCTCGGCCATCGTCACCAGCTACGACTGGGGGGCGGCAACGGCCGTGGCGGAAGGCGTCGGCAATGCGGTCGTCGTCGGCAACAACGACGTCTATCTGCAGATCGACAACGCACAGGTGAACTCGGGCGGCGTCCAGGCCACGGCCGACTTCGCGGGCACCGATGGCTATGACGCCTATGTCTCCGCCAGCGCGGTGGGCAATACGGTCACCGGCTACGCCTGTTCGACCTGCCAGGGCACGCTGATCGCGACCAACGACCAGACCAACACGGGGCCGGTGACGGCCACGGGCGCGGCGACCGTTCGGGGCACCGGTCGGGCCGTGGCCGCCAGCGCGAACGCGGTGGGCAATGCCGCGACCTTCTACGTGACCCGCCCGGGGTCCTGA
- the hfaB gene encoding holdfast anchoring protein HfaB, which produces MIPTAHARRARVGGVALAVASLLAGCVSPVAGPGGMYAKPIGNAPVTSNPTPYSTALYCLADYARRYDLPSPRMAVGRISDYTGTVSSDGGRQVTGGASLMAFSALAKSGAQMVERYDTSISEMELRYANNRLIGDQGGTPEDPNYRRILAGQVPGSDFYLVGGITEVNYNIRSAGFDAGVGETDTDTPGSGIVQGKVFVMNIAIDLRLVQTTTLEVVDVVSYQKQIIGREISAGVFDFLNGNVFDISAGTGGMEPVQLAVRALIERATVEFMANLYGAPGPEVCLDAANDPLNTVGATGGYYPAYDNTDTNNGQTRADPDRWNDRRDGAVRRSRY; this is translated from the coding sequence ATGATCCCGACAGCTCATGCCCGTCGCGCCAGGGTCGGCGGCGTCGCCCTGGCCGTCGCCAGCCTGCTCGCCGGCTGCGTCAGCCCGGTCGCGGGACCCGGCGGGATGTACGCCAAGCCGATCGGCAATGCCCCGGTGACGTCGAACCCGACCCCCTATTCCACGGCCCTCTACTGCCTGGCCGACTACGCCCGGCGCTATGACCTGCCCTCCCCCCGCATGGCGGTCGGCCGGATCAGCGATTACACCGGCACGGTGTCGTCCGATGGCGGCCGCCAGGTCACCGGCGGGGCCTCGCTGATGGCCTTCAGCGCCCTGGCCAAGTCCGGGGCGCAGATGGTCGAGCGCTACGACACCTCGATCTCGGAGATGGAGTTGCGCTACGCCAACAACCGTCTGATCGGCGACCAGGGCGGCACGCCCGAGGATCCCAATTATCGCCGCATCCTGGCCGGCCAGGTGCCGGGTTCGGACTTCTATCTTGTCGGCGGGATCACCGAGGTGAACTACAACATCCGCTCGGCCGGTTTCGACGCCGGGGTGGGCGAGACCGACACCGACACGCCCGGATCGGGCATCGTCCAGGGCAAGGTGTTCGTGATGAACATCGCCATCGACCTGCGCCTGGTCCAGACCACCACCCTCGAGGTGGTCGACGTGGTCTCCTATCAGAAGCAGATCATCGGCCGCGAGATCTCAGCCGGCGTGTTCGACTTCCTGAACGGCAACGTCTTCGACATCTCGGCCGGGACCGGCGGGATGGAGCCGGTGCAACTGGCCGTGCGCGCCCTGATCGAGCGGGCGACGGTGGAGTTCATGGCCAACCTCTACGGCGCGCCGGGCCCCGAAGTCTGCCTCGACGCCGCCAACGACCCGCTGAACACAGTGGGCGCAACCGGGGGCTACTACCCCGCCTATGACAATACGGACACGAACAATGGCCAGACCCGCGCCGATCCGGATCGCTGGAACGATCGCCGCGACGGCGCTGTGCGTCGCAGCCGCTACTGA
- the hfaA gene encoding holdfast anchoring protein HfaA has protein sequence MAAPALAQTSASGGLTAFQNGYGGARQSVASAQTGSTRDPNGNRLIVDGLIQAGASSYSARSGGVSQTYSGSGGTQAGAASGGSTAIGNNLNVVVQGSHNTVIVNSSQTNTGNVTARTDLTGTLTGF, from the coding sequence ATGGCCGCTCCGGCTCTGGCGCAGACCAGTGCGTCCGGTGGCCTGACCGCGTTCCAGAACGGCTACGGCGGGGCCCGCCAGTCGGTGGCCTCGGCCCAGACCGGCTCCACCCGCGATCCGAACGGCAATCGCCTGATCGTCGACGGCCTGATTCAGGCCGGCGCCTCGTCCTATTCGGCTCGGTCGGGCGGCGTGTCGCAGACCTATTCGGGCTCGGGCGGGACCCAGGCGGGCGCAGCCTCGGGCGGCTCGACCGCCATCGGCAACAATCTGAACGTGGTGGTCCAGGGCAGCCACAACACGGTCATCGTCAATTCAAGTCAGACCAATACGGGCAATGTTACCGCCCGCACGGACCTGACCGGCACCCTGACAGGCTTCTGA
- a CDS encoding rhomboid family intramembrane serine protease, giving the protein MKGPRPQWQEAGSPSDPNRSSPWGPAEPAPPGPERVFNAPLLAVLLALSMPALYLFQSRAHDYWLGLAFAPIDLAEGRYLGLVTSLLVHGGWAHVTMNAVAALTFGTPVARLFRGGVGVGVFLALYMASGLVATLGYGLVHWGSVDPLVGASGAVFGLIGAATRLLGGGGRVLPLTDRGVILTAIAWMAVNAVLGLIGFAPGVEGARVAWEAHAFGFLFGILAIGPLARIFAGPHERFASEVRPGDPPF; this is encoded by the coding sequence ATGAAGGGGCCGCGTCCGCAATGGCAGGAGGCCGGTTCGCCCTCGGACCCGAACAGATCGTCCCCCTGGGGCCCCGCCGAGCCGGCACCGCCCGGGCCGGAGCGCGTGTTCAACGCGCCGCTGCTCGCGGTGCTGCTCGCCCTGTCGATGCCGGCGCTGTACCTGTTCCAGAGCCGGGCGCACGACTATTGGCTGGGGCTGGCCTTCGCGCCGATCGATCTGGCCGAGGGCCGCTATCTAGGCCTCGTCACCTCTCTGCTGGTGCATGGCGGCTGGGCCCATGTGACCATGAATGCCGTGGCCGCCCTGACCTTCGGCACCCCGGTGGCCCGGCTGTTTCGCGGCGGAGTCGGGGTGGGGGTCTTTCTCGCCCTGTATATGGCGTCCGGCCTGGTCGCGACCCTGGGCTATGGGCTGGTCCACTGGGGCAGCGTGGATCCGCTGGTCGGGGCGTCGGGCGCGGTGTTCGGTCTGATCGGGGCCGCGACCCGGCTGCTCGGCGGCGGCGGGCGCGTCCTGCCCCTGACCGACCGCGGCGTGATCCTGACGGCGATCGCCTGGATGGCGGTCAATGCCGTCCTGGGCCTGATCGGTTTCGCGCCCGGCGTGGAAGGGGCCCGGGTCGCCTGGGAGGCGCACGCCTTCGGCTTCCTGTTCGGCATCCTGGCGATCGGCCCCCTGGCGCGGATCTTCGCCGGCCCGCACGAAAGGTTTGCGTCCGAGGTCCGTCCGGGTGATCCTCCGTTCTGA
- a CDS encoding CBS domain-containing protein: protein MLVAEILKSKGGEVFSIAPDLSVAQACAELDRRRVGALMVCDGEAVVGVFSERDVVKAVAADGPPALTRSVSHYMTPDVIFAEPGETVAVLMERMTDRRIRHLPVLRDGRLSGVISIGDVVKCQIAEATQEAESLRTYIAAG from the coding sequence GTGCTGGTCGCAGAAATCCTCAAGTCCAAGGGGGGCGAGGTGTTCAGCATCGCGCCCGACCTCAGCGTCGCCCAGGCCTGCGCCGAGCTGGACCGACGCCGGGTCGGGGCCCTGATGGTGTGTGACGGGGAGGCCGTCGTCGGCGTCTTCTCGGAACGGGACGTGGTCAAGGCGGTCGCGGCCGACGGACCGCCGGCCCTGACCCGTTCGGTCTCGCACTATATGACGCCGGATGTGATCTTCGCAGAACCGGGGGAGACGGTGGCCGTCCTCATGGAGCGGATGACCGATCGACGGATCCGCCATCTGCCGGTGCTGAGGGATGGTCGGTTGTCGGGGGTGATCTCGATCGGCGATGTGGTCAAATGCCAGATCGCGGAGGCGACCCAGGAGGCGGAGAGCCTGAGGACCTATATCGCGGCGGGGTGA